The following are encoded together in the Mugil cephalus isolate CIBA_MC_2020 chromosome 18, CIBA_Mcephalus_1.1, whole genome shotgun sequence genome:
- the LOC124995965 gene encoding receptor activity-modifying protein 3-like — protein sequence MDTNEFAVLKLFVVGVLVNAWMMRGASAADSFHTEPTTPPPKKVCNESRLQVEMEVCGEDFKKDMANIDPQNWCNLTHFISEYHFFTFCTETKSHIMGCYWPNPQVESYIIRIHKHFFSNCTIEQVVWVDPPDNTLTILILVPIFLTLAMIALVVWCSKRSDILA from the exons tcaATGCCTGGATGATGAGAGGGGCATCAG CTGCGGACAGCTTCCATACAGAGCCCACTACGCCCCCGCCGAAGAAGGTCTGCAATGAGTCCCGTCtgcaggtggagatggaggtcTGTGGAGAGGACTTCAAGAAGGACATGGCTAACATAGATCCGCAGAACTGGTGTAACCTCACACACTTCATCAG TGAGTACCATTTCTTCACCTTCTGCACAGAGACCAAGTCCCACATCATGGGCTGCTACTGGCCGAATCCTCAAGTGGAGAGCTATATCATCCGCATACACAAGCATTTTTTCTCCAATTGCACGATCGAACAGGTGGTATGGGTTGACCCACCGGACAACACGCTAACCATCCTCATCCTTGTCCCCATATTCCTCACCTTGGCCATGATTGCTCTGGTCGTCTGGTGCAGCAAGAGGAGTGATATCCTGGCCTAA